Part of the Mycoplasma mycoides subsp. mycoides SC str. PG1 genome is shown below.
ATTTTTCTACGTTTCCCACTTAGTCGCGAAAACACTCAGTTTTCAGCGGCTATATTTTTTATAAAAAAATATAATTTATTATGCTTTTATGCTTAAATATGATATAATAAAGACGTGAAGAAGTCAAGAAATGATGTAAAAAGACAATGAAGAACATCAATAGCAAGAGTTAAAAAAGGCGAATACTTATCAATTGGAGTGCCAAGATCAGATAACAAAGGTTTTGTATATAGATTAGGATATGGATATTTGCATGAATTAAAACAATATCACGATGATCCGCTAGCAATTATCAAAGCAATTATTGCAAACTTTCCATTGTCTTGAACAAAAGAACAAGCAAGAACTAAATTAGATGAAATTTTTAAAGAGAAAAAAGAAACCAAAAAAGAAGTTTTAGAAAGGTTTAAAGGTTACGAAGTAGTTGAAAAACTATTTGATTATTTCAATATTTTTAATGATTGTTCTCCCACAAAATCGACAACATTAAAAGATGTTGTTTTACAGTTGATTTATCAAAGAATTAAAAATCCAATAAGTGTTTTTAACACTTATAAGACAGCAAAAAAAGAAAAAATAGACACTCATTCAAAAAATTCATTTTATAGATCATTAGACTATATAGCAAAAAACAAAGATGAAATTTTAAGAAATTTAAATGCAAAAATTTGTGCAAATACCAATAGAAAAATTGATGTATTATGATTTGACGCAACAACTACTTATTTTGAAACATTTTCTCGTGAAGGTTATAAAAAACCTGGTTATTCAAAAGATGGAAAATTTAAAGAAGACCAGATTGTTATAGGTATGGCAACTGATGAAAATGGAATACCGTTACACTACAAAATATTTCCAGGAAATGTTGCTGATCCAAATACTTTAATACCATTTATGCTTGAAATTGCAGATATTTATGAAGTTAACAGTGTAACTATAATTGCTGACAAAGGAATGAGTGTTAATAGAAATATTAGATTTTTAGAATCTAAGAATTGAAAATACATAATCTCATACAGAATGAAAGCTGGAAGCAAACAATTTAAAGAGTATATATTAGATGAAAAAGATTATATAAATGATGGTGGTTTGATATACAAAACTCGTGATATTGCATCTTCATACAATAAAAAAAGAATTAATGGACATTTTAGAAGACAAATAATTAGTTTTAGTCAAAAACGAGCAACTAAAGACAAAAACGATAGAGACATTTTAATTCAAAATTTCACTAAGAAAATGAATAAAGATAATCTTGTTTCTTGTGATGATTTAGCGGGATCTAAAAAATATAGATTCTTTAAACCTATAAACAAAGGTGTATTTTATGAACTTGACATAGAAAAAATACAAGAAGATCAAAAATATGATGGATACTATGTTTATGAAACAAATAGAACAGATTTATCAGTAAAAGAAGTTATTAATTTATATTCAAAACAATGACAAATTGAGTCTAATTTCAAGACATTAAAAGGTAAATTATCTCTTCGTCCAATGTATTTATCAACTTGAAACCATATTGTTGGTTACATTTGTTTATGTTTCATTTCATTAGTGTTTTTAAACTACATCATCTACATTCTAAATTCAAAATTAGGACTGACTGGAAAAAGCAAAATCACTGAGCATAAAGTGATTAATGTTATCAAAGAAGTTAAAGAAATTGAAGTATTTGTAAATAAACAAAAAATCGAAACTATACAAGTGTATAATGATGAGTTACAAGAAAGTTGGCAAACTTATCAAATATTATTAGAGCTTTTAACAAAAGAAAAAGTCACTTAGACATTACATTATAAAAAAACATAACTTATGAGATCAAAAATTTACATAAGTATGTTTTCTTGTTTTATGCTTAAACTGGGAAACGTAGGAGGAGAAGTTAAAATATAATAATTAAAATTGAATTTGTTATATTTTGATTTAATAGTTTCAACTTTTTGTTCTTTTGAAAGTGGATTATAATTATAAACTTTAAATGGTTTATCTGTTAAAAATCCCATAATTTCATAAGCAGCTCCAATAAATCCACCACCATTTTGAGTTACATTAAAAATAATGTTTTTAATTCCTTTAGTTTGAGCTTCTTCTAAACTTTTTTTAATGTGTGAAGCTGTGGTTTCTTCAAATTTTTTAAATGAAATTACTGAAGTATCACTTGAAATAAAATTATTTTGATATTCAATTTTATTTGGATCAAATTTAGCTAGTAAATGAAGCGTTTCATTTCATATTTTTTCTCTATGTTCTTTACTTTTGCTTTCTATCTTTGTCTTAGTATATTCCATTCCTTTATTAAAGTAACCATCCATACTAAAAGCCGAATGTGGGTCATCAAGGTCTGCTATTATTTGTTTTGTTGCTAAATAATGACTATCATTTGAGCCTAAAATTTTAGATTCATATTTTTTAAAAAACTCTTTATATGATTTATTATTTAGTTTAATTCCATAGTAATGATCAAATAAAAATGACAAATATTTATATTGAAATTCTTTTAAATTTTTAGGAATTTCTGTTTGCATATCTTTTGACATTTTAAGATTTGCTATGCTAAAGAAATCTTTTAGTGAATCAGCAAATCTAAAAACGTTAACTTCGCCTTGGTTAAAGTACACTTGAATATTTGAATCACTTAAAAAAATTTGATTCAATAAAACTATTGGTAAATAAATATCCTTATTGTCCTTTAACATTTCAATACCATAATCTTTTAAATGATATTTGAATTGTTTAATTGGATTTTCGTTTTTTATTCCTTTAAATTCAAGATTTAATTTTTCTTCTCTACGTTCTTTATCTTTTAGAATTTCAGTAAAAATATTGTTATCTGAAACTATAATATCTTGAGCTTTGTGATCGAATTCAACTTTTAGGTTACTAAAACTAGATGATTTTAAACTAATTATAGTTTTGTTATCTTTAATTCATGTGTAATCTCATTACGCTTAATTATTGGTTCAATACTATCTAAAAATTCATTTATAGAAACATAAGCTACATCTTTATGATTATGTATGTTTATTTTTTTCTTTTTAGTGTCTTTAATATTTTTAGCTAAATAATTAAGATTATATTCTTTTAAATTAATAGATGAATTTTGATTATTAACTACATTTATACTATTTGCTAAACTTGGAGTTATTGTATTTGATAATAAGAATAAACTTGATAAAAATAATTTCATAATAACTCCTTTCTACAATGTTTTCTAGTTTTTATTTACAATATTTTGAATGTAGTCTAAATCAAATAGTTTTTTAAAATCATAACCTTTTGATTTGTCAAATTCTATATCAGGTTGAGTACCAAATTCATATGAATTTCAATTATTATCAGTTAAAGTGTACATTGAGCTTTTCCTAATTATCATACCATTAGGTAGAACATTTAATCTAACTTCACTAGCTCCCCCAGCTGATTGATATCCAATAATTTTTGCTATTTTATTAGTTTTACTAACTGCAGCAAATACATTTCCAGCTGAATAATTAATAGGTGAAGTTAAAATATAGTATTTAAAATCAAATTTACCTATTTTTGATTTAATATCAAGTATTTCTTTATTATTAGTGTTTGGATAAAATTTATGATATTTAAAACTTTGATTTGTTAAATAACCAAGTAGAATAAAAGTTGACGGAAGACTTCCACCACGATTTAAAGTTAGATCAAAAATAACATTTTTAAATGTATTTTTGTTTTTTATTTCTTCAAGTTGTTTTTTAACACCAGCTATTGTATCTCTTGAAATGATGTCAATCTTAATAATAGCTGTTTTATTATCCTTAGTATATCTGATATCTTTTTCCATCAAATCACCAGATTCTCTAATTAATTCTCTTTCGTATTTTCTAAAGTTTCCAACTCTATCGGTTCTAATACTTTCTTTAACTAATAGATCTTCATTTTTAGTTTTTAAATCATAAAGTGGAGATTGTAATAATACTTTTGTATGAATATCATTTAAATCTCTTATTAATAAATTAGTTGCTTTGAAATGATTTAATTTATTTGACATTAATTCTTTTTTATATTTTTCTAGATAATCTTTATAATTTTTATTTTCTTGTTTTAAAGGATAAAAATTATCTAATAAAAATCATAAGTAATTATATGAAAACTCTTTTAAATCATTACTTAGTTCAGTATCTTGTTTATTTGAACTTAATTTAGTTTTAGTTTCATTATTTCTGTGATCATAAAGATCAAAAACTTCAAAAACAAAAAGATCTTTATTATTAAAATAAATTTGAGTTTCTGATTCAGTTAAAAATACTTGATTTAAAACAAGGAGTGGTAAATATAATTGATTATTTTTATTAAATATGTATATGTTATATTTATTTAAATCAATAATTAAAGGATTTTTATCAAGTGTTTTAGAATACTTATATTCTAAATTAGTTTCATCTTCATAAGGATTTAATAAATTATAAAAATTAACACTAGAAATAGTTATTTGTTGAGTTAAATAATCAAATTTAACAAACTCACTTAGTGTAAAATCACTGTTCTTATTTTTATCTTTTAAACTATATTTATTAATAAGAGTTATAGTAGTTATATTATTATTAGTTTCTTTTTTAAGTTCTTTAGTTAATGTATAAGATACATTATTATAAAAAACATTTTTACTTTTTGAATTAATTTCTATAATATCTTTAAGTAGGTTTAGATATTGGTCTAAACCTACATAATTTATATCTATTATATTTATTGATATTGATTTTATTATTTGAAAAAGATATTGAATTTAATAAGCTTTTAACGCTATATTGTGTATCTTCAAAAACTTGAAATTTATTATTTTGCTCAGTAATTTTTTTAAGTTTATTTTCTATATTTAGTTCTTTATCTTTTATTGTTTTTTTATAAACATTAGTTATATTGGGTTGCTTTTGTACTAAATTATTATTTTGTTTATTATTTGTGCATCCTACTAATACTAATGATAAAGTTGGTATTAAAAAAATAGCAGCCTTTTTCATTTTGGTATTTTAAACTCTCTAAAAGTATTTTATATAAAACTAAAAATTATTTGATATTTTTACAATTTTTATCTTTTTTTAAAAAACATTTTAATAACTAAGACAAAGTAACTGATTTATGATAATATTTTAAAGTTAGTAGTTTACCAGAGACATTATTCTTTCTCAAATATGCCTTTGATAGACATTTAAATACTACACAAGGAGAAAAAATGGTTTCAAAAGAACAAAAATTAGCATTAATTAAAGAGTTTGGTGGAGATGAGAAAAACACTGGATTAGCTGAAGTACAAATTGCTATTCTAACAGCTGAAATTTCAAATTTAACTGAACATTTAAAAATGCATAAAAAAGATATTCCTACAAGAAGAACTTTATTAAAAAAAGTTGCTCAAAGAAGACACTTTTTAGATTATCTAGTTAAAAAAGATGTTAACAGATATAAAGAAGTTATTGGAAAATTAGGAATTAGAAAATAATCATTCTAAAATATTGACATTGATACTTTTATATAATAATATATAAAGGTATTAATTATGCAGGTGTAGTTTAATGGCAGAACTTCAGCCTTCCAAGCTGATTGTGAGGGTTCGATTCCCTTCACCTGCTCCATTGAAAATAACTCAACAACACTTTTATAAGTGTTGTTTTTTTATATTCATTTTTTATTATTACTATTTTGATGTATTTAAAGTGCTAAAATAAAAATTATGGAAAATCAAAATAAAGAACAACTATTAGATAATATCAAGTTTAATAATACTAGAACACCATTTTGAATTAATCTACTAGTTCAATTATTTACAACAATTGGTTTATTTTTAATAATATTATTTTTTATAGGTGCAGATCTACAAAACTATTCTTGAAATCATTTTAATAAACTAGGTAAATTAACTTATTTATATTTATTTTTAATTTGTTTAACTTATTTAATAATATTGTTTTTAATTAATTTGTTATTAGTTTTATTTAAGGTTGTAAAAAGTGATAGTTTTACTTATTCTTTTGGTTTAGCTTTTGTTGGGATTTTAATAATTTTAACTGGTAATTTGTTTTATTATTGAAATACAACTTTAGTAATTAAAACTATTTTAAGATTTGTTTTAGTAATTATTAGTATGGTTTTAGGAGTATTATTTGGAACTTTTATAAGCATAATTTTTAAAAATAAAGAATACCAAAAAGAAGAAGAAAATTTAGCTATTTTAAATGCTTATTTAAATAATCAAATAGTACCAACAAAAAAACAATTAAAGCAAATTAAAAAACAAGAATACAAACTTTCTAAACAAAAAGAATACGAAGAACTTTTAAAGTTTAAAGAAAATTTGTATAAAAAAAAGACAGACTAGGGGAGTCTGTTTTTTTAATTATTTAATTTGTTCTATTTTATAAGCTTCAAAAATATCTTCTTCTTTAATATCGTTAAAGTTTTTAATAGTTAATCCACCTTCAAAACCAGCTTTAATTTCTTTAGCATCTTGTTTTTGATGTTGTAGTGAATTAATTTCTCCATCATAAACAACAACACCATTTCTGATTACTCTGATTTTAGCGTTTCTTGGAATTATTCCATCAAGTACATAAAATCCACCAATAGTTCCAATTGCTGAGTGTCTAAATAAAGCTCTTACTTGTGCTTGACCTAAAACTAATTCTTTAACTTCAGGATCTAAAATCCCTTTAGCAGCATCTTCTAATTCTTCAATTACTTTATAAATAATATTGTGTAATTTAATTTCAATATGATCTTCTTCAGCTTTTTTTCTAACTATTGCATCAGGTCTTACATTAAATCCATAAACAATTACTAAACCATCTCTAACTGTTGAAGCTAGTGAAATATCTGAAAGTGAAATAGCTCCAACACTAGCTCTAATAATATTAATTTTTACTCCAGAAATATTAATTTTTGATAAAGAATTTTTTAAAGCTTCAACACTTCCTTGAGTATCAGCTTTAATAATTAAAGTAATATTTTTTAATTCACCTTCATCAATATGTTGTTTAATTGCATCTAAAGTAAATGCTTGTTTAGTTCTTCTCTCTTCTTCTTGTTGTTTTTTTAATTGAGCTTCAGAAATTTCACGAGCCATTTTTTCATCATTAATAACAACAAATTTATCTCCAGCTTTTGGAACTTGATTTAATCCATAAACAACAACTGGTTTACTTGGTTCAGCTTTTAAAACTTTATGTTTAAATTCATCTTCAATGTGTTTTATTGATCCAAAAGTTGTTCCAGCAATCATAATGTCTTTAATTTCTAAAGTTCCTTGTTGAACTAAAACTGAAGCAACTGGCCCTTTTGCTTTATCTAAGTGAGCTTCTAAAACAACTCCAGAAGCAAATTTATCTGGGTTTGCTTTTAAGTTCTCTAATTCAGAAATTAAAATAATAGTATCTTGTAATTTGTCTAAATTAATTTTTTTAATAGCTGATCCTTCAATAAATGGAATATCTCCACCAAACTCTTCAGCAACCAAACCATATTTCATTAGTTCAGTTTTTACTCTATTTGGATCAGCTTCAGGTTTATCAATTTTATTAATAAATACAATTATTGGAACATTTGCTAATTTAGCATGATCAATAGCTTCTTCAGTTTGTGGCATCACTCCATCATCAGCAGCAACTATTAAAACAACTATATCAGTTACATTAGCACCTCTACTTCTCATTTCAGTAAATGCTTCATGACCAGGAGTATCAATAAATGTAATTTTTTTATTATGGTTTGTAGTAATTTGATAAGCACCAATCGCTTGAGTAATTCCTCCAGCTTCACTAGCTACAACATTAGAATTCTTAATTGAATCTAATAAAGTAGTTTTTCCATGATCAACATGACCCATAATTGTAACAATCGGTGGTCTTTCTTTTAAATGTTTTTCATCATCAACAGTTTCTAATAAAGTTTGTAAAATATTTTCTTTTGTAACTGTTGTTTCCTTTTTAAAGTCAAAACCAAATTCTAAACACAATTCACCCATTTGTTCTTCAGTTAAAAGTGTATTTTGATTTAATAATAGACCTTGATTAAAATAGTGTTTTAAAATAGCGGTTAACGGTTTATTAATTTTAGTAGCAAATTCTATTACTGATAGTGGTTCTGTATAAACAAAAATCCCATCAATTAAACCTGTATTAACTTCTTCTTTTAATTGCTTTTTAATATTTTTTGTTTGATTTTGAGCTTTTTGTTTCTTAATATTTTTTACTTGTTTTTTCATATCTTAAAACCTCTTCTCTATCTATAAATTAGATTTGATTAATTTGATAAAATTATCATCTTTTAATCCAATAGCTACTAAAATATCTTTTCCACATGCTTTAGATAATTCTTGTTTTGTTAAAACATTAAAAACACATTCGATATTTCTTGAAAGACATTTATTGATATATTTTTTTTGTTGTGCTAATCCCATATCTGAACTTAAAATTACAAATTTAACTTTTTTTAATTTAATTTCTTCAAGTAATCTAAATCCAGTTATTAGGTTATTAGAAGTGTATGCCATTCCAATAGCTTTTAGTAATTTATCTTTTTGCATTAATAAATTCTTCTATTTGATCATAAATAGATACATCTATTTTTGATTTTAAACTTTTTGCAATCAAATTTTTGTGTCTTGCTATATTTAAACTATTTAAATCTGGTTTTAGATAAACACCTCTACCATTAGCTTTATAAGTAGTATCTATAAAAATTTCATTATTTTTGTTTTTAACAATTCTGATTAATTGATGTTTTTCTAACATTTGATTTGAAGCAATATCTTTTCTTAGGTTTTTATTTTTATTAATCATAATATTTGTCATAATCATCTAAATCTATATCAAGATCTTCATCATCTTCTTGTTTTAAAATTGCATCATTAAATGCTTTTAAGTTTGCATCAATTTCATCAATATCTGGTTCGTTTTTAATATCAAAATCAAGCTCTAGTTCTTCTTCTTTTTGTTTTTGTTTTTTATAACTAAATCTATTTTGTTCAAATTTATTATTTGGCTTATTAGTATTTAATTTATTAACTTGTTCAACTGTATTAGGTTTAGTTTCAACCTCAGTTCTAGTTTCTGGTTGTTTATTTTCAATTATTTGATCTTCAGTTTTTGATTGTTTTTCAATTTCAACTTCTTGAACTTCAACAACTGGTTCTTTTATTATTTGATTTTGAGATTCTAATTGTTTTTCAGCTAAAACAATTTCTTTTTCATTTTCAAAATCATTAAAGTTATTTTCATATTCTTTATATATATATTCTTGTTTTAATAACTCTTCTTGATCTTTTAATTCTTGTTCATGTTCAACTTCAGCTTGAAAAGCAATTAAAGCATCAACATCAATTTGATTTTCTTCTTTTTTAATTGTTTGTTTTACAGGTTTTTTAATAGTTGTTATTACTGGTTTTTCTTCTTTTTTAGTTGTTTTAGTTTTTGGAATGTATGTATTAGTTTCAACTTCTTGTTTAGTTGTATCACCATTTCATAAAATGTCCATATTTTCTTTTAAAGCAGTTGAATATGAAAAAATATTAATCTTAGTTTTTAATAAACTAGCAATTAGCTTAGCTGCAACTCCTTGTTTTCCAATTGCTAATGATAATTGAGTATCTGGAACAACTATATCATATTCATCACCAATTTTATTAATAGAAATTACTTTCACTGGTGTCATTGCATTAATTAAATAAGTGATTTGATCTTCATCCCATCTAATAATATCGATTTTTTCACCTTTTAAAATATCACTAATTCTATTAATTCTATTACCACCAACTCCAATAATAGCTCCAATTGGTTCAACATTATTATTATGAGTAATTACAGCAACTTTTGAACGTTTTCCAGGTTCACGACTAACAGCTTTGATTTCAACAATTCCCATTCTTACTTCTGGAACTTCTCTTTCAATTAATTTAGTTAAAAAATTAGGGGCAGTTCTTGAAATTGAGATTTGAGATAATTTGCTTTCTTTTTCAACAACTTCAATATAAACATCAATAATTTCATTAATTTGAAAAATTTCATTATTAATAGTTTTTGATTTTCATAAATAAGCAGTTGTACCATTTATATCTAAAACATAATTATTTTCTCTATTCATTCCAACTATTTTAGCTTGAACAACTTCACCTTCTAAACTAACAAATTGTTCATAAATTCTTGCTCTTTCAGCCTCTCTGATCTTTTGTTGAAAAATTTGTCTTACTTGGTTAACTACCATTCTTGAAAATTCTTCACTAAATTCAATTGGTTTATAAATAGTATCATCAATTTGAATATCAGGATTTTTTAATTTTGCTTTTGATAGTGTAATCTCTAATCAATCGTCATCAAGTTGTTCATCATCAACCACTTTTAATTCTTGATGCATAGTAATTAATCCTGTATTTTCATTAATATCAATTTTAATAATTGCATCAGTATCATAAAATCTTTCATAAGCTTTTTGTAAACCTTCTTTAAGACCATTTATAATACTTTCTTTGCTAATTCCTTTTTCTTTTTCTATTAATTTAATTGATTCTAATAATTCTGTTCCGTTTAACATATATCTCCTTAAAATCTAACTGCATATCTTATAAATTTAATATCATCAAACTTAACATCTAAATTCTTTTTTTGACCTTTTATAAAAAATGAAAAAGTAAATGTATTTGTTTGATCATTATATTTAGTTACATAACCTTCAAATTCTTTAACTTTTTTTATTTCATTATTTAGTTGCACATAAACTCATTGTTCTAAAGCTTTGAGTAGTTCTTCTTGACTTCTAATTTGTTTTTCAATCCCACTACTTGAAATTTCTAATAAATATTTATCTTTAGTTTTAATTAGCTGATCTATTTTATTTGAAACTAAATCATTTGCTTTTATTAAAATATCAAAATCTAATGGTTTATTAGCTTGTAAGCTATCTTCAACTAGTATTTGAATCATATCGTTTTCAAATTCTTTAAGATTATTAATTTGATAAACTTTTAGATTTAAAACTTCTAATTCTTTGTTAACTAATTCATTGATTTGAAACTTTAGTGATTCAAAATCTTTCATAATACTCCTTAGTTTAGAAAAAATAAAGCAAGGTATTAAAAACCTTGCTTCTAGCTTTATATATTATTTTTAATACATATAATATTATATATGCTTATGATATTGTTTTCAAATTATTTGACAAAAGTAATATATTCATTTTCATCAATTCTAATTTTTGACTTAGGTTTAATTGATTTACTCATATATCCAAAACTCATTGTTAAAACAATTTGCTCATCTTCTGATAAGTAATTTTTTTGAATAAAG
Proteins encoded:
- a CDS encoding IS1634-like element IS1634 family transposase — protein: MSIGVPRSDNKGFVYRLGYGYLHELKQYHDDPLAIIKAIIANFPLSWTKEQARTKLDEIFKEKKETKKEVLERFKGYEVVEKLFDYFNIFNDCSPTKSTTLKDVVLQLIYQRIKNPISVFNTYKTAKKEKIDTHSKNSFYRSLDYIAKNKDEILRNLNAKICANTNRKIDVLWFDATTTYFETFSREGYKKPGYSKDGKFKEDQIVIGMATDENGIPLHYKIFPGNVADPNTLIPFMLEIADIYEVNSVTIIADKGMSVNRNIRFLESKNWKYIISYRMKAGSKQFKEYILDEKDYINDGGLIYKTRDIASSYNKKRINGHFRRQIISFSQKRATKDKNDRDILIQNFTKKMNKDNLVSCDDLAGSKKYRFFKPINKGVFYELDIEKIQEDQKYDGYYVYETNRTDLSVKEVINLYSKQWQIESNFKTLKGKLSLRPMYLSTWNHIVGYICLCFISLVFLNYIIYILNSKLGLTGKSKITEHKVINVIKEVKEIEVFVNKQKIETIQVYNDELQESWQTYQILLELLTKEKVT
- the rpsO gene encoding 30S ribosomal protein S15, which translates into the protein MVSKEQKLALIKEFGGDEKNTGLAEVQIAILTAEISNLTEHLKMHKKDIPTRRTLLKKVAQRRHFLDYLVKKDVNRYKEVIGKLGIRK
- a CDS encoding DxFTY motif-containing membrane protein, whose amino-acid sequence is MENQNKEQLLDNIKFNNTRTPFWINLLVQLFTTIGLFLIILFFIGADLQNYSWNHFNKLGKLTYLYLFLICLTYLIILFLINLLLVLFKVVKSDSFTYSFGLAFVGILIILTGNLFYYWNTTLVIKTILRFVLVIISMVLGVLFGTFISIIFKNKEYQKEEENLAILNAYLNNQIVPTKKQLKQIKKQEYKLSKQKEYEELLKFKENLYKKKTD
- the infB gene encoding translation initiation factor IF-2; the protein is MKKQVKNIKKQKAQNQTKNIKKQLKEEVNTGLIDGIFVYTEPLSVIEFATKINKPLTAILKHYFNQGLLLNQNTLLTEEQMGELCLEFGFDFKKETTVTKENILQTLLETVDDEKHLKERPPIVTIMGHVDHGKTTLLDSIKNSNVVASEAGGITQAIGAYQITTNHNKKITFIDTPGHEAFTEMRSRGANVTDIVVLIVAADDGVMPQTEEAIDHAKLANVPIIVFINKIDKPEADPNRVKTELMKYGLVAEEFGGDIPFIEGSAIKKINLDKLQDTIILISELENLKANPDKFASGVVLEAHLDKAKGPVASVLVQQGTLEIKDIMIAGTTFGSIKHIEDEFKHKVLKAEPSKPVVVYGLNQVPKAGDKFVVINDEKMAREISEAQLKKQQEEERRTKQAFTLDAIKQHIDEGELKNITLIIKADTQGSVEALKNSLSKINISGVKINIIRASVGAISLSDISLASTVRDGLVIVYGFNVRPDAIVRKKAEEDHIEIKLHNIIYKVIEELEDAAKGILDPEVKELVLGQAQVRALFRHSAIGTIGGFYVLDGIIPRNAKIRVIRNGVVVYDGEINSLQHQKQDAKEIKAGFEGGLTIKNFNDIKEEDIFEAYKIEQIK
- a CDS encoding L7Ae/L30e/S12e/Gadd45 family ribosomal protein; the protein is MQKDKLLKAIGMAYTSNNLITGFRLLEEIKLKKVKFVILSSDMGLAQQKKYINKCLSRNIECVFNVLTKQELSKACGKDILVAIGLKDDNFIKLIKSNL
- the rnpM gene encoding RNase P modulator RnpM — translated: MIMTNIMINKNKNLRKDIASNQMLEKHQLIRIVKNKNNEIFIDTTYKANGRGVYLKPDLNSLNIARHKNLIAKSLKSKIDVSIYDQIEEFINAKR
- the nusA gene encoding transcription termination factor NusA, with translation MLNGTELLESIKLIEKEKGISKESIINGLKEGLQKAYERFYDTDAIIKIDINENTGLITMHQELKVVDDEQLDDDWLEITLSKAKLKNPDIQIDDTIYKPIEFSEEFSRMVVNQVRQIFQQKIREAERARIYEQFVSLEGEVVQAKIVGMNRENNYVLDINGTTAYLWKSKTINNEIFQINEIIDVYIEVVEKESKLSQISISRTAPNFLTKLIEREVPEVRMGIVEIKAVSREPGKRSKVAVITHNNNVEPIGAIIGVGGNRINRISDILKGEKIDIIRWDEDQITYLINAMTPVKVISINKIGDEYDIVVPDTQLSLAIGKQGVAAKLIASLLKTKINIFSYSTALKENMDILWNGDTTKQEVETNTYIPKTKTTKKEEKPVITTIKKPVKQTIKKEENQIDVDALIAFQAEVEHEQELKDQEELLKQEYIYKEYENNFNDFENEKEIVLAEKQLESQNQIIKEPVVEVQEVEIEKQSKTEDQIIENKQPETRTEVETKPNTVEQVNKLNTNKPNNKFEQNRFSYKKQKQKEEELELDFDIKNEPDIDEIDANLKAFNDAILKQEDDEDLDIDLDDYDKYYD
- the rimP gene encoding ribosome maturation factor RimP, with the protein product MKDFESLKFQINELVNKELEVLNLKVYQINNLKEFENDMIQILVEDSLQANKPLDFDILIKANDLVSNKIDQLIKTKDKYLLEISSSGIEKQIRSQEELLKALEQWVYVQLNNEIKKVKEFEGYVTKYNDQTNTFTFSFFIKGQKKNLDVKFDDIKFIRYAVRF